A single Flavobacterium sp. 1 DNA region contains:
- a CDS encoding 4Fe-4S dicluster domain-containing protein: MNYTSFNKNEEFFVDMQRCIGCKACELACAECETNGQESLISVNYVDRASTVQTTVQVCMHCDDPVCANVCPADAISKDENGIVHTANTERCIGCSNCVLACPFGVPKKEESYDLMMKCTMCYDRTSIGKKPMCATVCPSGALFYGTRTEIEEMRPNSTPINTFIFGKEIVNTKVNIMMPKGSTELIIY, from the coding sequence ATGAATTACACCAGTTTCAATAAAAACGAGGAATTTTTTGTAGATATGCAACGTTGCATTGGCTGTAAAGCCTGTGAATTGGCTTGCGCCGAATGTGAGACCAATGGTCAGGAATCCTTAATCAGTGTCAATTATGTAGATCGGGCTTCGACTGTGCAAACCACCGTGCAGGTGTGTATGCATTGCGACGACCCCGTATGTGCGAATGTATGTCCCGCCGATGCGATATCCAAAGACGAAAATGGAATCGTGCATACCGCCAATACCGAAAGATGTATCGGTTGCTCCAATTGTGTTCTGGCTTGTCCGTTTGGCGTGCCGAAAAAAGAAGAATCTTACGATTTGATGATGAAATGCACGATGTGTTATGACAGAACCAGCATTGGCAAAAAACCAATGTGTGCAACAGTTTGCCCAAGCGGTGCTTTATTTTACGGAACAAGAACTGAAATTGAGGAAATGCGCCCGAACAGCACGCCAATCAATACTTTCATTTTTGGTAAGGAAATAGTCAATACCAAAGTGAATATCATGATGCCGAAAGGAAGTACGGAACTGATTATTTATTAA
- a CDS encoding molybdopterin oxidoreductase family protein yields MAKLPVKEENIVKHFGPTLNYAPKDGYVGRDEPDEAVKTHCCFCGMQCGIQLLVKENKVVGFEPWMEFPFNEGRLCPKGVQRYLQNNHPDRLMSPLKSVLGQGFVPTSWDDAMDKTVSEIKRIQEKYGNDAFSMLSGVSLTNEKSYLVGKFARVALKTKNLDYNGRLCMVSAGAGNKKAFGLDRASNNYSDLEYAEVIIVAGANISETFPTLTHWIWKARDRGAKIIVIDPRMIPLARTADIHLNVRPGTDSALYGAMLKYLVDHDMLDHDFIDNYTSGFQETIDAVKDYTLEWAEEVTGIDKNKIREAAELWGKAKTSFLLHARGIEHHSKGVDNVLGCINLVLATGRIGRPYCGYGTITGQGNGQGGREHGHKCDQLPGNRDIENPEHRKYISEVWGINEKDLPGKGLSAYEIIEAIHRGEIKGLISICFNPLVSLPNSNYVREALEKLEYYVCIDFFLNETARHADIVLAGSLQEEEEGTTTSAEGRVIRIRQAVTPPGMARTDTSIILELAKRLGVKDKFTYENSEAIFNELRVASKGGTADYYGITYQRIEDEMGVFWPCPTIGHPGTPRLWEDKKFKTPDEKAHFNPAPYKLPGEVTDADYPVILTTGRVVSQYLSGTQTRRIGKLVDQYPEPLLEIHPKLAQQFGIKQRELIKVSTRRGEGIFPANIVETIREDTVFIPYHWSGKKSANQLTPGTLDPISKIPEFKVCACHLEPLKEIAGPSKESTAYASV; encoded by the coding sequence ATGGCAAAATTACCAGTAAAAGAGGAGAATATAGTTAAGCATTTTGGACCCACACTGAATTATGCGCCCAAGGACGGATATGTAGGCAGGGACGAGCCGGATGAGGCTGTGAAAACGCATTGTTGTTTTTGCGGGATGCAATGTGGTATTCAATTGTTGGTGAAAGAAAATAAAGTGGTGGGGTTTGAGCCTTGGATGGAGTTTCCTTTTAATGAAGGTAGGCTGTGTCCAAAAGGGGTTCAGCGCTATTTGCAGAATAACCATCCCGACCGATTAATGTCTCCTTTGAAAAGTGTCCTTGGACAAGGATTTGTGCCTACTTCTTGGGACGATGCGATGGACAAAACGGTTTCGGAAATTAAACGTATTCAGGAAAAATACGGGAATGACGCGTTCTCGATGCTGTCGGGAGTTTCGTTGACTAATGAGAAAAGTTATTTGGTTGGAAAATTTGCCCGTGTGGCCTTGAAAACCAAAAACCTGGATTACAACGGACGTTTGTGTATGGTGAGTGCAGGTGCGGGGAACAAGAAAGCGTTTGGATTGGACAGGGCTTCGAATAATTATTCGGATTTGGAATATGCTGAAGTGATTATTGTGGCTGGTGCCAATATCAGTGAAACCTTCCCAACGCTGACACACTGGATTTGGAAAGCCCGTGATCGAGGAGCCAAAATTATAGTGATTGACCCAAGGATGATTCCGCTGGCGAGAACTGCCGACATTCATTTGAACGTGCGTCCGGGAACAGACTCGGCTTTGTATGGTGCGATGCTGAAATACTTGGTGGATCACGATATGCTGGATCACGATTTTATTGATAATTATACTTCGGGTTTTCAGGAAACGATAGATGCCGTAAAAGATTATACGCTGGAATGGGCGGAGGAAGTGACGGGAATCGACAAAAATAAAATACGCGAAGCGGCCGAATTGTGGGGCAAAGCCAAAACGAGTTTCTTGCTTCACGCTCGTGGAATAGAACACCACTCAAAAGGTGTGGATAATGTTTTGGGTTGCATCAATTTGGTATTGGCTACCGGAAGAATCGGCAGACCATATTGTGGTTATGGAACCATTACAGGTCAAGGAAACGGACAGGGAGGTAGAGAGCATGGACATAAATGCGATCAATTGCCGGGTAACAGAGATATTGAGAATCCGGAACACCGTAAGTATATTTCGGAAGTTTGGGGTATTAATGAGAAAGATTTGCCTGGGAAAGGGCTTTCGGCTTACGAAATAATAGAAGCCATTCATCGTGGAGAAATTAAGGGATTAATATCGATTTGTTTTAATCCGCTAGTGTCTTTGCCGAATAGCAATTATGTTCGCGAAGCTTTGGAAAAACTGGAATATTACGTTTGTATTGACTTTTTCTTGAATGAAACCGCACGCCACGCCGATATTGTGCTGGCGGGTTCTTTGCAGGAAGAGGAAGAAGGCACCACTACATCTGCAGAAGGAAGGGTGATCCGCATTCGCCAAGCGGTAACGCCTCCAGGAATGGCGAGGACTGATACTTCAATTATTTTGGAATTGGCGAAACGTTTGGGTGTGAAAGATAAATTTACGTATGAGAACAGTGAAGCTATTTTCAACGAATTGCGTGTGGCTTCCAAAGGAGGAACCGCCGATTATTACGGAATTACATACCAAAGAATTGAAGATGAAATGGGTGTATTTTGGCCATGTCCAACAATAGGTCATCCGGGAACACCAAGATTATGGGAAGACAAAAAGTTTAAAACCCCTGATGAGAAAGCACATTTTAATCCTGCTCCTTATAAGCTTCCGGGTGAAGTGACTGATGCGGATTATCCTGTGATTTTGACAACAGGCCGTGTAGTGTCTCAATATCTGAGTGGTACTCAAACCCGCAGAATTGGTAAATTGGTCGATCAATATCCTGAACCTTTATTGGAAATTCATCCTAAACTGGCACAACAATTTGGAATCAAGCAAAGAGAATTAATAAAAGTTTCCACCCGACGAGGGGAAGGAATTTTTCCTGCGAATATCGTGGAAACCATTCGGGAAGATACTGTTTTTATACCGTACCATTGGTCGGGTAAAAAATCGGCCAATCAGTTAACGCCGGGAACATTAGACCCAATTTCCAAAATACCGGAGTTCAAAGTGTGTGCCTGCCATTTGGAACCGCTCAAGGAAATTGCTGGGCCTTCAAAAGAATCAACAGCGTATGCAAGTGTTTAA
- a CDS encoding Rieske (2Fe-2S) protein: MSKEDNLNKNWKKDFPILKQQATNVSRRDFAKFLTLVSGGLMVGSGLVAAKAYLLPKEEVEGEHFVCKKDEVPLGGTRAFVIEGSTIPYILIHLENGDFKAYEQKCTHLSCSVFYKPGTGIIHCPCHEGSFDAKTGDVLGGPPPRALPSLEVFFKENDIYVKASHHEEHAV, encoded by the coding sequence ATGTCAAAAGAAGATAATTTAAATAAAAATTGGAAGAAAGACTTTCCAATCCTCAAACAGCAGGCAACCAATGTCAGTCGTCGTGATTTTGCTAAATTCCTGACCCTGGTTTCGGGCGGACTGATGGTAGGAAGCGGGCTCGTAGCGGCCAAAGCCTATTTGCTTCCCAAAGAAGAAGTAGAGGGAGAGCATTTTGTTTGCAAAAAAGACGAGGTTCCTTTAGGTGGAACACGCGCTTTTGTGATTGAGGGAAGCACCATCCCGTATATTTTGATTCATCTCGAAAATGGAGATTTCAAAGCCTATGAGCAAAAATGCACCCATCTTTCATGTTCCGTATTTTACAAACCCGGCACCGGAATCATTCATTGCCCATGCCACGAAGGATCATTTGACGCTAAAACGGGAGATGTTCTGGGAGGACCGCCTCCAAGAGCATTGCCAAGTTTGGAAGTTTTTTTCAAGGAAAATGATATCTATGTAAAAGCATCGCATCACGAAGAACATGCCGTTTAA
- a CDS encoding glycosyltransferase family 39 protein, with protein MDKKTLLLLGFIILKFVLQYSLISTDYDLQRDEYLHLDQAHHLAWGYLSVPPFTSWISYLIYLLGNSVFWIKFFPALFGALTIVVVWKTIEELKGSLFALILGATCVFFSALLRLNTLYQPNSFDVLCWTTFYFVLIKYINSKNTKWLFILAIVFVFGFLNKYNIGFLIIGLIPAILLTEERKIFAQPKLYIAFVLGLLLIAPNLLWQYTNGFPVIHHLKELAKTQLVYVDRLEFLKSQLLFFIGSFLVIVSGWLALLLYKPFQKYKLFFWSIIFTLAVFMYFKAKDYYAIGLYPIYISFGSVYLANQLKDGWKRYLQPVLILLPILSFIPMYKAFFPNKSPEYIVNHAKAYQKFGLLRWEDGKDHLLPQDFADMLGWKELAIKVDSVAGTLPDLEYSLILCDNYGQAGAINYYTTNKKVVAHSFNADYINWLPLGMKIKDVILVKEEDDDDKDRKREIPLFDTVYLAGKRINKFAREPEISIYVLRGAKVDINKRIKDEMERKKNYK; from the coding sequence ATGGACAAAAAAACTTTACTTTTACTCGGCTTCATTATCCTGAAATTTGTATTGCAATACTCATTGATAAGCACCGACTACGACTTACAGCGGGATGAATATCTGCACCTTGATCAAGCACATCATTTGGCTTGGGGTTATTTGTCGGTACCGCCTTTTACCTCTTGGATTTCCTATCTTATTTACCTTTTGGGGAATTCTGTTTTTTGGATTAAATTTTTTCCTGCTTTGTTCGGAGCTTTGACCATTGTTGTAGTTTGGAAAACTATCGAAGAATTAAAAGGCAGTTTGTTTGCTTTGATCTTAGGAGCAACCTGCGTATTTTTCTCGGCACTTTTAAGACTGAATACGTTGTATCAGCCCAACTCTTTTGATGTGTTGTGTTGGACAACTTTTTATTTTGTGTTGATCAAATATATCAATTCCAAAAACACCAAATGGCTTTTCATTTTGGCAATCGTTTTTGTTTTTGGTTTCTTGAATAAATACAACATTGGATTTTTGATTATTGGATTGATTCCTGCCATTTTATTGACAGAAGAACGCAAAATCTTTGCCCAGCCAAAATTGTATATTGCATTTGTTTTAGGCTTGCTGTTAATTGCGCCAAACCTTTTATGGCAATACACAAACGGCTTTCCCGTGATTCACCATTTAAAGGAATTAGCCAAAACGCAGTTAGTATACGTGGATCGATTGGAATTTTTAAAATCGCAATTGCTCTTCTTTATTGGTTCTTTTTTAGTGATTGTATCAGGATGGTTAGCATTATTATTGTACAAACCGTTCCAAAAATACAAGCTGTTCTTTTGGAGCATAATTTTTACGCTTGCTGTTTTTATGTATTTTAAAGCCAAAGATTATTATGCTATTGGACTTTATCCTATTTATATTTCCTTTGGTTCCGTTTATTTGGCTAACCAATTAAAAGATGGTTGGAAAAGGTATTTACAGCCTGTTTTAATTCTATTGCCCATACTGTCTTTTATACCGATGTACAAAGCTTTTTTCCCAAATAAAAGTCCAGAATATATAGTGAATCACGCCAAAGCCTATCAAAAATTTGGGTTGCTTCGTTGGGAAGACGGGAAGGATCATTTATTACCACAAGATTTTGCCGATATGCTGGGTTGGAAAGAATTGGCTATAAAAGTGGATTCAGTCGCAGGAACATTGCCAGATTTGGAATATTCTTTAATTCTTTGTGATAATTATGGGCAGGCAGGAGCTATCAATTATTACACGACTAACAAAAAAGTGGTTGCCCATTCCTTTAATGCCGATTATATCAATTGGCTTCCTTTGGGCATGAAAATTAAAGATGTGATTTTAGTAAAAGAGGAAGACGATGATGATAAAGACCGAAAAAGAGAAATTCCGTTATTTGACACCGTTTATTTGGCAGGAAAAAGAATTAACAAATTTGCCAGAGAACCCGAAATTTCGATTTATGTATTGCGAGGAGCAAAAGTAGACATCAATAAAAGAATAAAGGACGAAATGGAACGGAAGAAAAATTATAAGTAA
- a CDS encoding DUF6755 family protein, protein MSTFRTSQNQANPNKLNNILSTLIFILILNVTIQIWLLYASLNNALENNTEILIPAFVASLVLFLIGFSWLYYLPSGNKPQQK, encoded by the coding sequence ATGAGTACCTTTAGAACCAGTCAAAACCAAGCGAATCCCAACAAGCTGAACAATATTCTTTCGACCTTGATATTCATATTAATTTTGAATGTCACAATTCAGATTTGGTTGTTGTATGCCTCGTTGAACAACGCTTTAGAAAATAACACAGAAATTTTAATACCGGCATTTGTCGCCTCATTAGTTCTGTTTTTAATAGGCTTTAGCTGGCTGTATTACCTGCCATCGGGGAATAAACCGCAACAAAAATAG
- a CDS encoding SRPBCC domain-containing protein yields MITSKSTILINATKQKVWDALTKPELVKKWQYGSDLLTDWKVGSEIRFRVEWDNKVFEQWGKILEVIPNELIKYSLFFPRPDLEDKEENYFIMSYFISESENAVQLEIIKEDNRPGAVEEKESTEENPVLIALKEIIESN; encoded by the coding sequence ATGATAACAAGTAAATCTACAATTCTCATCAATGCGACCAAGCAAAAAGTTTGGGATGCACTTACTAAACCCGAATTGGTTAAAAAATGGCAATACGGAAGCGACCTTTTGACAGATTGGAAAGTGGGCAGCGAAATTAGATTTAGAGTGGAGTGGGATAATAAAGTATTTGAGCAATGGGGCAAAATATTAGAAGTCATTCCAAACGAACTCATAAAATACAGTTTGTTTTTTCCAAGACCCGACCTTGAGGACAAAGAAGAAAATTATTTCATTATGAGCTACTTTATTTCTGAATCGGAAAATGCTGTTCAGCTAGAAATTATAAAAGAAGATAACAGACCTGGAGCAGTAGAGGAAAAAGAAAGTACTGAAGAAAATCCAGTATTAATTGCGTTAAAAGAGATTATTGAAAGTAACTAA
- a CDS encoding alpha/beta fold hydrolase, giving the protein MKNLSSTLSLVLLHLFLATSVFAKSPIHTVIVHPFNDSIVKKQVSEESFVSINGIEQWITIKGESSKPVILFIHGGPGSPISPYSDNLYKDLSKDFIIVQWDQRGTGKTFGRTAPEELTPEFLQANPLTLEQMTADGIAVSEYLLKHLGKQKIILFGTSWGSALGVKIATKRPDLFYAYVGHSQIVNPVIDETFYNKIYKIAQDKNDKVSLEVLNAIGKPPYDRAKKVGQLFRVLKKYESANSVPAPESWFVESPAYNNPKDSQNREEGDDYSFVNYTGDSKLGVQSMSAAIDLMRDNFEFKIPVYLIQGNEDLLTPKEASKAYFDKIKAPEKKYYLLPKTAHGFNASVLEAQTKIFKSIKTL; this is encoded by the coding sequence TTGAAAAATCTCTCTAGCACTTTAAGTTTAGTATTGCTTCATTTGTTTTTAGCAACATCAGTTTTTGCTAAATCTCCAATTCACACTGTAATTGTTCATCCTTTTAATGACTCTATTGTTAAAAAACAAGTTTCCGAAGAGAGCTTTGTTTCGATTAATGGTATTGAGCAATGGATTACTATCAAGGGAGAAAGTTCCAAACCCGTAATATTGTTTATTCACGGAGGACCGGGCAGTCCAATAAGCCCTTATTCGGATAATCTGTACAAAGATCTGTCTAAAGATTTTATTATAGTTCAATGGGATCAGCGGGGTACTGGAAAAACTTTTGGACGTACCGCTCCAGAAGAATTAACGCCCGAATTTTTACAAGCAAATCCATTAACATTAGAACAAATGACAGCCGATGGAATTGCGGTGTCTGAATATCTTTTGAAGCATTTGGGAAAACAAAAAATCATACTTTTTGGTACTTCTTGGGGATCGGCACTTGGAGTTAAAATTGCAACTAAGCGACCAGATCTTTTTTATGCTTATGTGGGTCATTCTCAAATTGTAAATCCTGTTATTGATGAAACATTTTATAACAAAATTTATAAAATTGCCCAAGATAAAAATGATAAGGTGTCTTTAGAAGTTTTGAACGCTATAGGCAAACCGCCTTATGACAGAGCCAAAAAAGTGGGTCAGCTGTTTAGAGTTTTAAAGAAATATGAAAGCGCGAATTCGGTTCCCGCTCCCGAATCTTGGTTTGTTGAATCTCCTGCTTATAATAATCCAAAAGACAGCCAAAATCGAGAAGAGGGGGATGATTATTCATTTGTCAATTACACAGGAGACAGCAAACTTGGAGTGCAGTCCATGAGTGCCGCGATTGATTTGATGAGAGACAATTTTGAGTTTAAAATACCTGTGTATTTAATTCAGGGAAATGAAGACTTGCTTACGCCAAAAGAAGCTTCCAAAGCTTATTTTGATAAAATAAAAGCACCAGAAAAAAAGTATTATTTGCTGCCAAAAACAGCACATGGTTTTAATGCATCAGTTTTAGAAGCACAAACTAAAATTTTTAAGAGTATAAAAACTTTATAA